In Rutidosis leptorrhynchoides isolate AG116_Rl617_1_P2 chromosome 2, CSIRO_AGI_Rlap_v1, whole genome shotgun sequence, one genomic interval encodes:
- the LOC139892145 gene encoding protein BRICK 1-like: MARAGGITNAVNVGIAVQADWENREFISHISLNVRQLFDFLVQFEATTKSKLASLNEKLDTLGRRLELLEVQVGTATANPNLFKT, translated from the exons ATGGCGAGAGCAGGTGGTATAACGAATGCGGTAAACGTAGGGATTGCAGTACAAGCTGATTGGGAGAATCGAGAATTCATATCTCACATCTCTCTCAATGTTCGTCAACTCTTTGACTTCCTCGTTCAATTCG AAGCTACAACAAAGAGCAAATTGGCATCTCTGAATGAGAAACTCGATACGCTAGGGCGTCGCCTAGAATTGCTTGAAGTACAAGTTGGTACTGCTACAGCCAATCCAAATTTATTCAAGACTTGA